The Plasmodium brasilianum strain Bolivian I chromosome 14, whole genome shotgun sequence genome contains a region encoding:
- a CDS encoding ribosomal protein S35 yields the protein MGTIIQKLDAAKPRVLFFFQCNKYVHHIIGINRDNEHKHFEIINNKIWCMFNQVRGKKNRKKRERINLTEEQKSTKLKVPPIRLEDRTTVCEPPSVISKNIKKEIMKLCVGKEKTRRHFSFRNKYRIKKLLSITHDKENIKHKKNPSTFITPLTKLQHESTLPRSLDHDRFNFPHTFHYSVIWHGSSIVDHDENNICFFSSNINDLSLSSREKKKITQVLGEERVDKKKQIIYLESNFFNTYNHNAAYLGDAIQLLMKRIKSL from the coding sequence ATGGGCActataatacaaaaattggATGCTGCAAAACCGAGGGTTTTGTTCTTCTTTCAGTGTAATAAATATGTCCATCACATCATTGGTATTAATAGGGATAATGAACATAAAcattttgaaataataaataataaaatatggtGCATGTTCAATCAAGTAAGGGGTAAAaagaatagaaaaaaaagagaaagaataaatttaacCGAAGAACAAAAAAGTACAAAGTTGAAGGTGCCCCCTATACGACTAGAAGATAGAACAACAGTGTGTGAACCACCATCAGttattagtaaaaatattaaaaaagaaattatgaaACTATGTgtaggaaaagaaaaaacaagaaGACACTTCAGttttagaaataaatatagaataaaGAAATTGTTAAGTATTACACatgataaagaaaatataaaacataaaaagaaCCCTAGTACATTTATAACACCCTTAACCAAATTGCAACATGAATCAACCTTACCAAGATCATTAGACCATGACAGATTTAATTTTCCGCATACCTTTCATTATTCAGTCATATGGCATGGATCTTCTATAGTTGAccatgatgaaaataatatatgttttttcagTTCAAACATAAACGATTTATCCTTATCATcaagagaaaagaaaaaaattactcaGGTATTAGGGGAAGAACGAGTAGacaagaaaaaacaaataatatatttagaaagcaatttttttaatacctATAACCACAATGCAGCGTACCTGGGGGACGCGATACAGcttttaatgaaaagaattaaaagtTTGTAG
- a CDS encoding translation initiation factor IF-2: MIFLFNKLLYKGKYIPVGRRVFREKLVKGRKQKSPIILLPPYISIHELRLMLNINYETCFKAANVYKCGNKYRWKDSDDRIFQTVNKRNVIIPYNVAAYVSKLFKFKPKLIEVEIFCEEGKRVDKSLMDIYKNAYEAEKYYENSLMHQNGRLYCNRERGVNMGGGANTLTRDVRKISLSNQGSINRCGNDNGSGMGHSGSYNSICVSHTDDNSDNHTQGLHDCLLAHPSAYYSSSNKRQNYYTVVSVIGHINHGKTTLLDKITKNNLALSEAGCITQNIKPINFEYGPYRFTFLDTPGHKVFQIFRGRAAFLSDILIILISLEVGAEIQTEESIKYADKFNIPVIFALNKADIYGGNESIVKAELKKQCVKMFDDGNLKHNFSVEIENSITISSLNGYNLDKLVNRIFFISQSINLPYHSVNDFYTHYMDDRLGVNNSYMDDCPRVDGSRDEEKAKVQRNDDLNLLKKYIRKSDFLLALDKSPFGMGIVVDISKDSSKGTILHVIVRNGFFIEGSYFICGSAYGRIQKMYKFNSNYKECCNYASIGMAVQISGIKKSGHATTDDLIFTLPQNNAFRLCQYRLMVEKLTTLQVSGKEIKVSWENDMKKNEFHAEDIYENRLEMSDKRKAIEEFGVQNDKIFEDVSVQEFHKSNTQLRKEENDFVQIELEEEHKYEEVQNNKKQKIQTILMQQDNNESILVPEEKTILYFQNPINNPQCNSLDNESLSVGEVNGTSEKQPCNREKPNSTKLDYSKNSHLEYCYQKNYNPQNDRHKNDGYKQSVHPGISSSSLINEYAFDSDTSNILDNNSVSQIDNKGQRTDYDYATLQNKVYGSMEKRSTMKEEQKNIGKEAVCRIGEEERKKVKNEEDNYSKGTNVLTDKELELNYRGRKNKYSKDFYTMYDTSLNEESSEKPDTSHNANNQNEGNNWRENMNKLNEPWYYEESEETWTKKVLQRNDKLMESWRGKTRQREIEKERQLFYEKQMILKNEIMKRRLLGEEELTEEEINAYLYGEKNEKADDNTNAVDQNEDIKLPEKNCPVIPIIIRTNYVGMFDIFLDEFENIQKKYNVKISVVHGGIGPITPNDVVHAEVESNYGYCCIYAFHVKILPDSVKQAVLSNIVIKQFDVFTDLIDDVVNRIKNVKALIAHNMYVRSLKNEKTREGL, translated from the coding sequence atgatttttctCTTCAATAAGCTCCTATACAAAGGGAAGTACATACCTGTTGGTCGAAGAGTATTTAGAGAAAAACTGGTAAAAGGAAGAAAGCAGAAATCCCCCATAATTTTATTGCCTCCCTATATATCTATACATGAACTTAGACtaatgttaaatataaattatgaaacaTGCTTTAAAGCTGCTAATGTTTATAAATGTGGAAATAAATACAGATGGAAAGACTCAGATGATAGGATCTTCCAAACAGTAAACAAACGAAATGTAATTATACCTTACAATGTTGCAGCATATGttagtaaattatttaagtttAAACCAAAGCTTATTGAAGTAGAGATATTTTGTGAAGAGGGAAAAAGAGTTGATAAGTCTCTCATggacatatataaaaatgcttACGAAgctgaaaaatattatgaaaatagtTTGATGCACCAAAATGGAAGGTTATATTGTAATAGGGAAAGAGGTGTGAACATGGGTGGAGGTGCAAATACATTAACGAGAGACGTGAGAAAAATAAGTTTATCAAATCAGGGCAGTATTAATAGATGTGGTAATGACAATGGTAGTGGTATGGGCCATAGTGGCAGCTACAATAGTATCTGTGTTAGTCATACTGACGACAACAGTGATAATCATACGCAAGGTTTGCACGATTGTCTTCTGGCGCACCCCAGTGCTTACTATAGCTCATCTAATAAAAGGCAAAATTACTATACGGTTGTTTCCGTAATAGGACATATAAATCATGGGAAAACTACACTACTAGACAAAATAACAAAGAATAATTTGGCTCTAAGTGAAGCTGGGTGCATtacacaaaatataaaacctataaattttgaatatgGTCCTTATAGGTTTACATTTCTAGACACACCTGGACATAAagtttttcaaatatttagaGGAAGAGCTGCATTCCTTTCAGATATCCTTATTATCTTAATTTCGTTAGAAGTTGGAGCAGAAATACAAACTGAAGAATCAATAAAATATGCTGATAAATTCAACATACCTGttatttttgctttaaaTAAAGCTGATATATATGGGGGTAATGAATCTATAGTAAAAGCGGAGCTAAAAAAGCAATGTGTAAAGATGTTTGATGATGgtaatttaaaacataatttttcagTAGAAATTGAAAATTCGATCACTATATCATCCTTAAATGGTTATAATTTGGACAAGCTAGttaatagaatatttttcatatcacAGAGTATAAATTTACCATATCATAGTGTAAACGATTTTTATACCCATTATATGGATGATCGTTTGGGTGTTAACAACAGCTATATGGACGACTGCCCACGTGTCGACGGCAGCCGTGACGAGGAAAAAGCCAAAGTACAGAGAAATGACGATTTGAATTTACTAAAAAAGTATATCCGAAAATCCGATTTTCTACTAGCGCTGGATAAAAGCCCATTTGGAATGGGCATTGTAGTAGACATAAGCAAAGACTCAAGTAAAGGCACGATCCTTCATGTTATTGTAAGAAATGGTTTCTTCATTGAAGGcagttattttatatgtggTTCAGCTTATGGAAGGATTCAAAAgatgtataaatttaatagtaACTATAAGGAATGCTGCAATTATGCATCTATAGGTATGGCAGTTCAAATAtcaggaataaaaaaaagtgggCATGCAACAACAGACGACTTAATTTTTACTCTTCCACAAAATAATGCTTTCAGATTATGCCAATACAGACTCATGGTCGAAAAATTAACAACATTACAAGTTAGTGGTAAAGAAATTAAAGTTTCATGGGAAAatgatatgaaaaaaaatgagtttCACGCAGAGGATATTTACGAAAATAGACTTGAAATGTCTGATAAAAGAAAAGCCATTGAAGAATTTGGGGTacaaaatgacaaaataTTTGAAGATGTATCTGTGCAAGAATTTCATAAGAGCAATACTCAACTAAGGAAAGAAGAAAACGATTTTGTACAAATTGAGTTAGAAGAGGAACATAAATATGAAGAAgtgcaaaataataaaaaacaaaaaatacaaactATACTTATGCAACAAGATAATAATGAAAGTATTTTAGTGCCTgaagaaaaaacaattcTATATTTCCAGAACCCAATAAATAACCCGCAATGTAATTCTCTTGACAATGAATCCTTATCTGTAGGGGAGGTAAATGGCACTTCGGAGAAGCAGCCTTGTAATAGGGAAAAGCCCAACAGTACAAAGTTGGATTATTCTAAAAATAGTCATTTGGAATATTGCTACCAGAAAAATTACAACCCACAAAATGATCGCCATAAAAATGATGGATACAAACAATCTGTTCATCCAGGAATCTCCAGCTCTTCTCTTATCAACGAATATGCTTTCGATAGTGATACCTCAAACATATTAGACAATAATTCTGTAAGCCAAATTGACAATAAAGGACAAAGAACAGATTATGATTATGCTACTTTGCAAAATAAAGTTTACGGTTCGATGGAAAAAAGGAGTACAATGAAAGAGGAACAGAAAAATATAGGCAAAGAGGCAGTATGTCGAATAGGGGAAGAAGAGAGGAAGAAGgtgaaaaatgaagaagataATTATTCTAAAGGCACAAATGTTCTTACTGATAAAGAGCTAGAATTAAATTACAGgggaagaaaaaacaaatattctAAAGATTTTTACACAATGTATGATACATCATTGAATGAGGAAAGCTCAGAAAAACCAGATACTTCACATAATGCAAATAACCAAAATGAAGGTAATAACTGGCGcgaaaatatgaacaaattgaATGAACCCTGGTACTATGAAGAAAGCGAAGAAACGTGGACGAAAAAAGTACTTCAGAGAAATGATAAACTTATGGAGAGCTGGAGAGGAAAAACACGACAGAGAGAAATTGAAAAGGAAAgacaattattttatgaaaaacaaatgatattgaaaaatgaaattatgaaAAGACGACTTCTAGGGGAAGAAGAACTAACTGAAGAAGAAATTAATGCGTATCTTTATGgtgagaaaaatgaaaaagcaGATGATAACACAAATGCAGTAGATCAAAATGAAGATATTAAACTACCAGAAAAAAATTGCCCTGTAATACCTATTATAATCAGAACTAACTACGTTGGAAtgtttgatatttttttagacGAGTTTGAAAAtatccaaaaaaaatataatgtaaaaatatctGTTGTTCATGGTGGTATAGGACCTATTACACCAAATGATGTCGTCCATGCTGAAGTAGAAAGTAATTATGGTTATTGCTGTATTTATGCTTTTCACGTTAAAATATTACCAGATTCCGTAAAACAAGCAGTTTTGTCTAATATtgtaataaaacaatttGATGTTTTCACCGACCTAATAGATGATGTTGTcaatagaattaaaaatgtaaaggcTTTAATTGCacataatatgtatgtaaggagcctcaaaaatgaaaaaacacgGGAGGGGTTATAA
- a CDS encoding 2-oxoisovalerate dehydrogenase subunit alpha: protein MRNIFQKIARSGNALKGHSNKSVFNINGKKNFSGYNIYSDGLVHSEFSTELNTVNEVAKIPIFRILDTNGNLLDGYKPPFEEEEIVNLYKQMVEFSIWDEIFYGIQRQGRISFYIVNDGEEGLQFGIGKALSVDDHLYCQYRETGILLSRGFDYNDILNQLFGNKYDEGKGRQMCICYTKKDLNIHTITTPLASQLSHAAGCGYALKLKNEKAIAVTFCGDGSSSEGDFYAAVNFASVRESQTMFVCKNNLYAISTGIKDQYRGDGIAPRALALGVESIRVDGNDLFASYLATKKMRDICIEESKPVFIEFMCYRYGHHSTSDDSTLYRPKEESEAWKKEGVHPISRLFLYLKNNNLYTDKDDELHRKSVKEKVLKELKKYESIKRYNIVGGLFENVYHDEDWNLKEQREHFENYFKQNKNHYDTSKFDS from the coding sequence ATGAGGaacatttttcaaaaaattgcACGAAGTGGTAACGCCCTAAAGGGTCATAGTAACAAAAGTGTTTTTAACATAAatggaaagaaaaatttttctggatataatatttatagtgATGGATTAGTTCACTCGGAATTTTCTACTGAATTAAATACAGTAAATGAAGTAGCTAAAATTCCAATATTTCGTATTTTAGATACTAATGGAAATTTACTAGATGGTTATAAGCCCCCTtttgaagaagaagaaatagTAAACTTATACAAACAGATGGTAGAGTTTTCTATATGGGATGAAATATTCTATGGTATACAAAGGCAAGGaagaatttctttttatattgtaaatGATGGAGAAGAGGGCTTGCAGTTTGGAATTGGAAAAGCATTAAGTGTAGATGATCATTTGTATTGTCAATATAGAGAAACAGGTATTTTATTAAGTAGAGGATTTGATTACAACGACATTCTTAATCAACTTTTtggaaataaatatgatgaaGGGAAAGGAAGacaaatgtgtatatgttacacaaaaaaagatttaaatattcatacaATTACTACACCTTTAGCATCCCAGTTATCTCATGCTGCTGGATGTGGATAtgcattaaaattaaaaaatgaaaaagcaaTTGCTGTTACTTTTTGTGGTGATGGTTCTTCTTCTGAAGGTGATTTTTATGCTGCTGTTAATTTTGCATCAGTTAGAGAATCACAAACTATGTTtgtttgtaaaaataatcttTATGCTATATCCACTGGTATAAAAGATCAGTATAGAGGAGATGGAATTGCACCTAGGGCACTAGCATTAGGAGTTGAATCCATAAGAGTTGATGGAAATGATTTATTCGCAAGCTACTTAGCAACTAAAAAAATGAGAGATATATGTATTGAAGAGTCCAAACCTGTTTTTATCGAATTTATGTGTTACAGATATGGACATCATAGTACTTCTGATGATTCTACATTATACAGACCAAAAGAAGAAAGTGAGGCTTGGAAAAAAGAAGGGGTTCATCCTATAAGtagattatttttatatttaaaaaataataatttgtataCGGATAAAGATGATGAATTACATAGGAAAAGTGTCAAggaaaaagttttaaaagaattaaaaaaatatgaaagtaTCAAAAGATACAATATTGTGGGAGGTTTGTTTGAAAATGTTTACCACGATGAAGACTGGAACCTCAAGGAGCAGAGGGAGCACTTTGAAAACTACTtcaagcaaaataaaaatcattaCGATACTTCCAAGTTTGACAGTTGA